The Shewanella sp. NFH-SH190041 genome has a window encoding:
- a CDS encoding D-alanine--D-alanine ligase produces MNQYNLLLLCGGGGSEHAISLLSAGYLKTNLATLPQFNLLWLELLEDGRYRCEDDSFAQLTCDREVIFADNNRSPWPVDYVVPCIHGYPGETGDIQSWFELIGLPYFGCRGEASVNCFNKITAKMWFSALGIPNTPYLFLDEPGEQAVNRTAEALAQWGSVFVKAASQGSSVGCYKVDDAEQIETVLNEAFSFSPYVIVEKTIIARELEVAVYEYQGEVVATVPGEIICASNTFYSFDEKYNAQSQAVTKVQAEDLSQETIDAIRHYAIKAFKGMKLRHLSRIDFFLTQDNEILLNEINTFPGMTPISMFPKMLKAHGDDFTVMLRDNILAQLASK; encoded by the coding sequence ATGAACCAATATAACCTACTGTTGCTGTGCGGTGGCGGTGGCAGTGAACATGCGATTTCCCTGCTATCAGCTGGCTATCTAAAAACCAACTTGGCCACCTTGCCACAGTTTAATCTGTTATGGCTGGAACTGCTGGAAGATGGCCGTTACCGCTGTGAAGATGACAGTTTTGCCCAACTGACCTGTGACCGGGAAGTTATTTTTGCAGATAATAATCGCAGCCCTTGGCCAGTAGACTATGTCGTGCCCTGTATTCATGGCTATCCCGGCGAAACAGGGGATATTCAGTCTTGGTTCGAACTGATTGGCCTACCTTATTTTGGTTGCCGCGGTGAAGCCAGTGTCAATTGTTTCAATAAAATCACCGCCAAAATGTGGTTTTCAGCGCTAGGTATCCCCAATACCCCATATCTGTTTCTCGATGAGCCCGGTGAACAGGCCGTTAATCGTACTGCAGAGGCGCTAGCCCAATGGGGCTCAGTATTTGTTAAGGCCGCAAGCCAAGGCTCATCTGTAGGCTGCTATAAAGTTGACGACGCTGAGCAAATTGAAACTGTGCTCAATGAAGCATTCAGCTTCAGCCCTTATGTGATTGTGGAAAAAACCATTATTGCTAGAGAGCTGGAAGTGGCTGTGTATGAATATCAGGGCGAGGTAGTCGCCACTGTACCAGGTGAAATCATCTGTGCCAGCAACACCTTTTACAGCTTTGATGAAAAATATAACGCTCAGAGCCAGGCGGTTACTAAGGTACAGGCAGAGGATCTCAGTCAAGAAACTATTGATGCAATCCGCCACTATGCCATCAAAGCCTTTAAGGGCATGAAACTGCGTCATCTGTCCCGGATTGATTTTTTCCTCACTCAGGACAATGAGATCCTGCTCAATGAAATTAATACCTTCCCAGGTATGACGCCGATTTCCATGTTCCCGAAAATGCTCAAAGCCCATGGCGATGATTTTACTGTGATGTTGCGCGATAACATCCTGGCGCAACTCGCATCCAAATAA
- a CDS encoding glycine zipper 2TM domain-containing protein — protein MKHTVLGALVLTALFGLGGCATNPYGDAYTVADAQQIQTVQTGTILKLNAVKLQGQNGNALGTLAGGAIGALLGSDIGGGTGAEIAAIGGGVLGAAAGSQAGQAIDTRQGVNMIIRLDNGETIAIVQQVDPKMIFRVGERVNIFSLNGSARVVPAN, from the coding sequence TTGAAACACACAGTATTAGGCGCTCTGGTGCTAACAGCTCTGTTCGGACTGGGCGGTTGCGCCACTAATCCATATGGCGATGCCTACACAGTTGCTGACGCGCAACAAATTCAAACCGTGCAAACAGGCACAATTTTAAAACTGAATGCGGTAAAGTTGCAGGGACAAAATGGTAATGCATTGGGAACCCTTGCAGGTGGTGCCATCGGAGCCTTGCTAGGATCTGATATCGGCGGTGGCACAGGTGCAGAGATTGCGGCAATTGGGGGCGGCGTACTTGGTGCGGCGGCAGGCAGCCAGGCCGGGCAGGCCATCGACACCCGCCAAGGCGTAAATATGATTATTCGACTGGATAATGGTGAAACTATCGCCATTGTGCAACAAGTCGACCCTAAAATGATTTTTAGGGTCGGTGAGCGGGTAAATATTTTCAGCCTTAATGGCAGTGCCAGAGTGGTACCAGCGAATTAA
- a CDS encoding YceI family protein: protein MKRVLRFSGHRLLGQAMLVGAALLASTAAVAANYSLDSANSSVSFATIKKQYVVEPATLTGMSGSYKGGQFEFSIPLSSVSTGVQIRDMRLNQLFFESQKFPAVKVSGQFNTKTMAKDGVLSAKIPAKVTLFGQTKQIMFPVTVLKAGQFMQVSSSAPVIINAADFGIPAENLKRLSATVGGIPLSDKVPVDINLIFRQR, encoded by the coding sequence ATGAAACGTGTCTTGAGATTCTCGGGTCACCGCTTATTGGGTCAGGCAATGTTGGTTGGTGCGGCGCTATTGGCAAGCACTGCTGCTGTGGCTGCGAACTATAGTCTGGACAGTGCTAATTCGAGTGTGAGTTTTGCCACCATCAAAAAACAGTATGTTGTTGAGCCTGCAACCCTGACAGGGATGAGCGGCAGTTACAAGGGTGGGCAATTTGAGTTTAGTATTCCGCTATCCAGTGTCAGTACCGGGGTACAAATTCGTGATATGCGTCTTAATCAGCTATTTTTTGAGTCGCAGAAGTTTCCTGCGGTAAAAGTCAGTGGCCAGTTCAACACCAAAACCATGGCCAAAGATGGCGTGCTCAGTGCCAAAATACCCGCTAAAGTGACCTTGTTTGGCCAAACTAAGCAGATTATGTTTCCGGTAACAGTGCTGAAAGCCGGTCAGTTTATGCAAGTCAGCTCATCGGCGCCTGTGATTATCAACGCTGCGGACTTTGGTATTCCGGCAGAGAATCTGAAACGTTTGTCTGCCACAGTCGGGGGCATTCCCTTATCTGACAAAGTGCCGGTAGATATTAATCTGATTTTCCGTCAACGCTGA